A genomic segment from Aegilops tauschii subsp. strangulata cultivar AL8/78 chromosome 1, Aet v6.0, whole genome shotgun sequence encodes:
- the LOC109759663 gene encoding protein NRT1/ PTR FAMILY 5.2, whose product MAGTTRLEAGGSDGEYTQDGTTDLHGNPILRSKRGGWRACAFVVVYEVFERMAYYGISSNLVLYLTTELHQGTVLSANNVTNWVGTIWMTPVIGAYIADAHLGRYRTFMVASIIYLLGMILLTMAVSLPSLKPAKCGLGTADPNCDHKATSVQLGVFFLALYILAVGTGGTKPNISTIGADQFDEHEPRERKQKLSFFNWWMFSIFFGTLFANTVLVYIQDKIGWTVGYALPTVGLAVSIAVFSAGTPFYRHKPTSESSFAKMAGVIVAAVRKCRVPAPVDPRDLHELDPNQYEKKKTSPLPHTPNFRVLSKAAVKMEGSRSASRWSLSTVTQVEETKQMLKMLPVLLITFVPSAMLAQINTLFVKQGTTLERRLHHFEIPPASLQGFVTISMLVSVVLYDRLFVPFMRRLTKNPRGISLLQRMGVGLVFHIVIMVIASLTERHRLRVAMENGIFESKGTTVPLSIFVLLPQFVLMGVADAFLEVAKIEFFYDQAPEGMKSLGTSYSMTSLGIGNFLSSFLLSTVSRVTRRHGQGGWIQNNLNASRLDHYYAFFAVLNCANLFVFFAVCRMYVYNAEVTHVVDGGGGEKQRPEVAMQPPAAVGAVEVHP is encoded by the exons ATGGCGGGGACGACCCGGCTGGAGGCCGGCGGCAGCGACGGCGAGTACACGCAGGACGGCACCACAGACCTCCACGGCAACCCCATCCTCCGCTCAAAGCGAGGAGGCTGGAGAGCCTGCGCCTTCGTCGTAG TGTACGAGGTGTTCGAGCGGATGGCCTACTACGGCATCTCGTCCAACCTGGTGCTGTACCTGACGACGGAGCTGCACCAGGGCACGGTGCTCTCGGCCAACAACGTCACCAACTGGGTCGGCACAATCTGGATGACGCCCGTCATCGGCGCCTACATCGCCGACGCCCACCTCGGCCGCTACCGCACCTTCATGGTCGCCTCCATCATATACCTCCTC GGAATGATCCTGCTGACCATGGCCGTGTCGCTGCCGTCGCTGAAGCCGGCGAAATGCGGCCTCGGCACTGCTGACCCCAACTGCGACCACAAGGCCACGAGCGTGCAGCTGGGCGTCTTCTTCCTGGCCCTGTACATCCTCGCCGTCGGCACGGGCGGCACCAAGCCCAACATCTCCACCATCGGCGCCGACCAGTTCGACGAGCACGAGCCGCGGGAGCGCAAGCAGAAGCTCTCCTTCTTCAACTGGTGGATGTTCAGCATCTTCTTCGGGACGCTCTTCGCCAACACCGTCCTCGTCTACATCCAGGACAAGATCGGCTGGACCGTCGGCTACGCGCTCCCCACCGTCGGCCTCGCCGTCTCCATCGCCGTGTTCAGCGCCGGGACGCCCTTCTACCGCCACAAGCCGACCTCCGAGAGCTCCTTCGCCAAGATGGCCGGCGTCATCGTCGCTGCCGTCCGCAAGTGCCGCGTCCCCGCGCCCGTGGACCCGCGCGACCTGCACGAGCTCGATCCCAACCAGTACGAGAAAAAGAAGACGTCCCCGCTGCCGCACACGCCCAATTTCAG GGTGCTGAGCAAAGCGGCTGTGAAGATGGAGGGGAGCAGGAGCGCGTCACGGTGGTCGTTGAGCACGGTGACCCAGGTGGAGGAGACGAAGCAGATGCTCAAGATGCTGCCGGTGCTACTCATCACGTTCGTTCCGAGCGCGATGCTGGCGCAGATCAACACGCTGTTCGTGAAGCAGGGCACGACGCTGGAGCGGCGCCTCCACCACTTCGAGATCCCGCCGGCCAGCCTGCAGGGGTTCGTGACCATCTCCATGCTCGTCTCCGTGGTGCTCTACGACCGCCTCTTCGTGCCCTTCATGCGGCGGCTGACCAAGAACCCGCGCGGCATCTCGCTGCTCCAGCGCATGGGCGTCGGGCTCGTCTTCCACATCGTGATCATGGTGATCGCGTCGCTGACGGAGCGGCACCGGCTGCGCGTGGCGATGGAGAACGGCATATTCGAGAGCAAGGGCACGACGGTCCCGCTCTCCATCTTCGTGCTGCTCCCGCAGTTCGTGCTCATGGGCGTGGCCGACGCCTTCCTGGAGGTCGCCAAGATCGAGTTCTTCTACGACCAGGCGCCCGAGGGCATGAAGAGCCTCGGCACCTCCTACTCCATGACCAGCCTCGGCATCGGCAACTTCCTCAGCAGCTTCCTGCTGTCGACGGTGTCGCGCGTCACGCGCCGGCACGGGCAGGGAGGGTGGATCCAGAACAACCTCAACGCCTCCCGGCTGGACCACTACTACGCCTTCTTCGCGGTCCTCAACTGCGCCAACCTCTTTGTCTTCTTCGCCGTGTGCCGGATGTACGTGTACAACGCCGAGGTCACCCACGTCGTTGATGGTGGCGGCGGGGAGAAACAGAGGCCGGAAGTGGCGATGCAGCCGCCTGCTGCCGTAGGCGCGGTAGAAGTTCATCCTTGA